One genomic window of Pempheris klunzingeri isolate RE-2024b chromosome 12, fPemKlu1.hap1, whole genome shotgun sequence includes the following:
- the LOC139211160 gene encoding ovarian cancer G-protein coupled receptor 1-like encodes MLVMTCTIPAIGLPLTLMAIYALYSMVRNDHTAPIYVINLLLSDLIQLSCMICEVVLVDDAIAFFMYHYSLIASVGFMVCIAMERYLVIAWPLWYRFRRTIKSSMVVCVLIWSLPIIYIVPLYYYINKDVIHAILLLLPFPLLLFFLGGTLKALSASTSVPNDEKLRIVGVLLLVLLIYTLLFMPSIILDLNYFTFNYVYYGASTMLLKLSPLADLALYIFIRKGTIELLVSPCCCRIYCSDISRPTV; translated from the exons ATGCTTGTGATGACATGCACAATTCCTGCTATTGGCCTTCCTTTGACCCTCATGGCCATCTATGCTCTTTATTCTATG GTTAGAAATGATCACACTGCGCCAATCTACGTCATCAACCTCCTCCTGTCAGACCTCATTCAGCTCTCCTGCATGATCTGCGAGGTGGTGCTAGTAGATGACGCCATCGCCTTTTTTATGTACCACTACAGTCTGATTGCCAGTGTTGGCTTCATGGTGTGCATCGCCATGGAAAG GTATTTAGTCATTGCCTGGCCACTATGGTACCGCTTCAGACGAACCATCAAGAGCTCTATGGTGGTCTGTGTCCTGATCTGGAGTCTGCCCATCATCTATATCGTTCccttatattattatattaacaaAGACGTCATCCAtgccatcctcctcctccttcccttcccaCTACTCTTATTCTTCTTGGGTGGGACCCTCAAAGCCCTGTCTGCCTCTACCTCGGTACCCAACGACGAAAAATTAAGAATTGTAGGGGTTTTGCTTCTGGTGCTGCTTATTTACACGCTGCTGTTCATGCCCAGCATCATTTTAGACTTGAACTACTTCACCTTTAACTACGTCTACTACGGAGCGAGTACCATGCTCCTTAAGCTTAGTCCTCTTGCAGACTTGGCTCTCTATATTTTCATCAGGAAAGGGACCATAGAGCTGCTGGTTTCTCCCTGCTGTTGCAGAATTTATTGCAGTGATATCAGCAGACCAACAGTATGA